TGAGATCGTAAAAACGCCTGTACCGGGGCAATGGACGGATCTGGAGTTCGATTTCTCCGGTCTTTCTTACGGAGACCTGACACGGATGGTCATCTTCTGGGATTTTTTGGGCACTACCCCCGGGATCAGCTGGTATCTGGATGATGTAATGAAGGAAGTACCCTGGCCAATCGAGCTTTGGTCAAATTTACCCATCGTGGTGATCAACACCAACGGCGTTTCGATACCTGATGAGCCAAAGATCACCGCTCAAATGGGAATCATTGACAATGGGCCGGGGGTGATGAATAATTCGAATGATCCGTTCAACGGATATGATGGATTCATCGGCATTGAAATCCGGGGCCAGTCCACCCAGATGTTCCCCAAGAAGTCCTATGGATTTGAAACCCGTGACAGTGATGGTGAAAACCTGGATGTTTCGCTCCTGGGCATGCCGGAGGAAAATGACTGGGTGCTGTACGCACCCTACACAGATAAATCGATGCTTCGCAACGTGGTGACCTTCGATATGGGTCGGAAAATGGGACACTACTGCACGCGCACAGTTTACTGCGAGCTTATCCTGAACAATAACTACCGTGGAGTGTATGTGATGATGGAAAAGATCAAGAAGGATGAGAGCCGTGTCGATATTGCCACGTTGAAACCGGATGAGGTCACGGGTGATGATCTGACGGGCGGTTATATTCTCAGAGTGGACAAGCTCGACTGGAACTTCGTCTTCGGTGTCGACGGCTGGAAGTCCAATCCTTCACCGGCTTACCCGAATGCGATGGACATCATTTTTCAGTACTTCTACCCGGATCCGGATGAGATCGTGAATGCGCAGAGATCCTATATCAAAGACTTCATCACGGTTGCGGAAAATACCCTGACTTCAGTCAGCTTTGCTGATCCCAACGACGGTTACCAGAAATATTTCGATGTACTTTCTTTTATCGATTTCATGTTGCTGAGCGAGATATCGAAGGAGGTGGACAAATACAGGTACAGCAACTATTTTTATAAAGAGAAAGACACAGATGGCGGGAAACTTTTTGCCGGCCCTGCCTGGGATTTCAATCTTGGCTATGGAAATGTGGATTACTGGGAACCGGGGATCGATCACACCGGGTGGGCATATACCCGGGTTGAGCCCCACGATGCCAGTGTTATGTTCTGGTGGAAACGACTGATGGAGGATCCCTATTTTCAGAATGTGGCCAAAACCAGGTATGCTTACCTGCGACAGCATCACCTGGTAGATGCTGAAATCCATGCGGTGATCGATTCAATCCTCGTTTTCATCGATGAAGCCAAAGACCGTAACTACCAGCGCTGGCCGATCCTCGGACAGTATGTATGGCCGAATAACGACTGGTATGGCAATACCTATGAGGACGAGGTGGACTATTTTGAGGATTTTCTGTTCAACCGGCTTCACTGGATGGATTACAACCTTCCGGGAACCCTGATTTATCCGTGGGCAGGCATCTCCGCATCAGCCAACACGATCAGCCTGACGCTTTATGGGGATTATTTTGCGCAGCCCGTCCTCTCAAAAGAGCATTTCAGGTTGAATAATGCACCATTAGGAGTTTATATACAGGCAGTTACGTATAAAAATGCTGCCGAGTGCTCTCTCAATCTGACGGCGGACATTACCGGAATCCCAGCTGTTTCTGTCACCGTTTTAAATGAAGCGGTGAATTACTGGGAGGATATCACCAGCGGTAGCCTTGGATCGGCAGGTTTGGGTGATCCCGTGGAAACCTCACTTTTCATTCACCTGTGGGAACAAAACAACCAAATGCATATCCGCTGCAGTCACCCTGAATGGCTTCCGGAGAACGCAAGGATCCTCAGCCTGGCGGGTCACCTTCTGGCGACCATCAGGCTGGAAAAAACAAGTGAAAATGTCGCACCACATCATTTACCATCCGGGATATACCTGGTGGTTATGGAAACAAAAGATGTGACCGTAGTGGAGAAACTACTGGTCAGGTGATCAGAGGGAAATCCGGTTAACAAGATCAAATAGCAAAGAGCAGAAATCAAAATAACCTGTTTTGATTTGAAGTGGTTTTTTGTTTCATTTTGCCACCATCATGGTGTTTGTCCTCATCTGACCATTGTACCTGAGCGTGTAATGATACACTCCACCGGGTAAACCAGCCGCATCAAAATCAACGATATGGGTTCCTGCTGCCTGCTCTTCATCTACCAGTGCTGATACCAGGTTCCCCATGATATCATAGACCTGCAGGCTTACCCATCCATTCGCCGGCAACTGATAACGGATCATGGTTGTCTGTCCGAACGGATTGGGGTAGTTCTGCAGGAGGTTGAATTCGCTCGCTCCCGGTTCGTCGACAGTGGTGAACCAGGCATCGTACTTCTCTACGGCTGCTGCAATGTTGGATAGCATGGCCTGTTGGTTTTCTCCGAGTGCCAAAGCGTAATACACATCAAAGGATTGTCCCGGATTGATGGTCACCGGATTCTGAGCCGTAACCGCTACCGGTCCGTCGGCCGTGTTCGAAGCATAGAGAGGCTGTAATGAGCCATAATTCATCCAGTTCCAGTAATCCGTATCCACCGAATAATCTTCATACCATTCAAAGGAGTAAAGGGATGAGAGGGAGGCGGAGAGGAGTTTTGCGCCCAGATTGATCTGAGGGCCTCTGTGAAACCGGACAACTCCCTCATCGCTGAGGTAGGTCAAGGAATCAAATCCGTATTCCTCGTTCAAATAAGGAATGAATTCCACACCGATAGTGGCATTGATGGCGCTGGATTCATCATTCTTTACATTGAACTTGATAATGGTGAAAGCTGCATTATTCCAGCCGTAGGCACTTTGTTTGACAATTACATCCGGAGGCAGGGATGAATAGGAGTTGTCATAGGCGCCATAGATTTCAAAATCGCTCATTTCCGGATTCTCAACCAGCACGGTCGCTTCCAGTTGTTCAGCATCATTGGTATAGTCAAAGACCGTTGTGGGCGATGTCGCCACCAGGATCGAGGCACGTTCCAATTGCCTGAGGCCATCGGAGGAATAGAGCCGAATTCTGCCGTACTGGTTTGTATAGACCTCCATCACACCCGTATTGAATGAAGCCTGTGAAAACCCACTGACAATGCACAGCAGCATCAACGAAAGAAAAAGTACTGTTTTTTTCATGGTTTAAAAGAATTTGGTTGGTTTCTTATGTGCGAATATACTAAAGTTTTTTCGTTGTAATATTAATAAGATTCAAATTACCTGAATGAATGACCATCACTGAAAATAATGTAATTTAGTCTGATGAAATGACCCGTGCCAGGAACGATCGTGCATAATGGAGCTCCGGTGGGTCATTCCTCCCAAGGTTCGGGAGATAAAGCTTTAAGAGGAGTTTCGCCAAATGATCGACACGATCCTTGAAAAAATCCTTTCTCCGCCTGAGCGATACATTTTCGGCACTGCAGACCTTACAGGCCTGATTGATGAAAGGTTCGGACGGCACCGCTTTGGGATCTCCATCGGTAGAAGGCTGGAAGACAGTATTGTGGATTCAATTCAAAGGGGCCCGACCCTTGAATATTACCATCATTACAACCAGATCAACAGGGAACTGGCTTCCGTGGCCGGGGAAATCAAAGAAGAGCTCCATAAGAAGGGCGTTGATGCGATCGTGATACCACCTACCATTAACCTGGGATCCAGGGATTATGCGAAGTATCTTTCCACCCTCACGTATGATCTTTCCCATAAAATGGTGGCGACAAGGGCCGGGCTCGGCTGGATCGGGAAGACAGCGTTATTCATTTCCAAAGAATTCGGTCCGCGGTTACGGCTGGTCACCCTGCTGACCGATCATGAGCCCGGCCATGTTTCTGTTCCTGTAAATGAAAGCCATTGCGGGAAGTGCAGCATCTGCGTCGAGCGGTGCCCTGCGCAGGCAGCCACTGGTCAGTTATGGGACATCCGTACCCACAGGGATGCTTTTTTCAATGCTTACAAATGCAGGGAAAAATGCGGTGAACTGGCCAGACAGCAATTAGGAGTGGAGGAAAGGATTTGCGGTTTATGTGTGGCGGTGTGCCCGATAGGGAAAAAAAGCAGATGATCAGGGGAGCTCGTTGTACTTTTTCCTCACTCCTTCATGGAATGACTGCAGGTCGTAAATGGAAAGGATGGCACCGTGCCCACCGACGATGAGGTCGATAGCATTCATTCTTGCTTCAATCCAATCCAGGGCTGGCAGCCATCTTTCAGCGTCAGGATCGTCTGGAAGAGCGTAAGAAGCGCCAACCATACATCGTATTTTCTTTTGATTTCCGGGCAACTATTTGTATTTATTCCGTCTGTACAATATGACTGAATCCGCGGGAAATTAATCATTACGCCAATGACAATCAAATTAGTTGCAGTTTGGGTCTTTATTCTGATGCTTCCCCTGCTGGTCGTTGCACAGCAACAGGAGCAAGACGCCCTGTACCTTAATGACGGAAGCATTTTACGCGGGAAGGTGCTGGAAAGCACCCCCGGACAGGGAGTCAGGATCGAAATGGTAGGTGAAAATATCCTGGCCATCCCGGAGAGTGAGATCCGGAAAATGGTCATGCGGGAAACAGATACCTTATCGCCTGCGAAAACTGACCAGCCTTCGAATGTTGAAGTTCAGCCGCAGCTTCACCTGTTTGGGGGAAGCGACCAGTCGTTTGGATTCACGGTAAATACGTGCTATAACTTTCCATTCCGTCTATCGGCTGGTGCCGGGACCGGTGTGGAATGGTTCGGTACAGCCATGCTTCCTTTGTTTGCACAGGTCAGCTATAAGATCCTGCCCGGGAAATGGTCACCTTGGATTTATCTACAGGGGGGCTATGCATTGCCCCTCGAGAAAAATGAGAATTTCTATTACTATTCATCAAGCCAGAACAACTTTGGCGGCCCCCTGGCCGGAGCGGGTGCAGGCATACGGAAAGATCTTTCCAGACATTCAGCCATTACTTTCGCCGTGGGCTACCGGTTTCAGCAATCCCGGATGACCGCCGAATATAACCACTGGGAATATGATGATCCCAACCATTCGACTAAGGTGGAACGCACCGAGCAGTTTAACAGGATTGTCCTGAGCCTGGGATTTTTATTTCGCTAATCAAACAAACATCGTATGAAAAGAATACACGGCCTGTTCCTTTTACCGGTTATCGGGAGTATCCTGCTCCTTTCGTCCTGTAAGGACACCTATACCGAAACACGTATCTATTGGGCATATGTCCCGGAGTACATGTCGTACGGTGAGCTGCGGTCATCTGTTGAATCCTTGGCACCGAAGGCGATCGAAGCGATGGGGAAGATATACATAAAGGACAGATACCTTTTTGTGAATGAAAAATACAAGGGCATCCATATTTTCGATAATTCGGATCCTTCCCATCCGGTTAACCTTGCGTTCATCCAGATCCCTGGTAATGTTGACCTTGCCGTTAAGGGAAATTATCTTTATGCTGACAGTTACATAGATCTGGTGGTCCTTGACATAGCAGACATCAGCCACACGGAGGAAGTATTCAGGCTGGAGGATGTTTTTCCGTATACCATTCCCGACGTGGAGGGTGATTATGCCATTGCACCCATCGACCAGGAAAAGGGAGTGATCGCGGGATGGTCGCTGGAGGAGTATACGGAGGAATATAAAGGAGACATTGCCCCTCCACCTGTCTATTACTGGGAAAGGACGGGGGACGTATGGATGTCCTTTTCGGATTCAGGCTCAGGGGAGTTCGTTTCCCAGACTGTTGGCGTTGGAGGATCACTGGCACGGTGCATCATCGCCGGCAGTACGCTTTTTGTATTGAATCAGTGGGAGATGCAGCTGATCGACATCAGTGTGCCGGATAAGCCGGCCACCGGCCCGGTCTTCAACCTGTCACTCAGTGCTGAAACCGTATTCGTCGACAGCTCGTTCCTTTATATTGGAACGCAAACAGGAATGTTGCTTTACGATATTCAACAGCCGGCTTGGCCGGTTTACCTGGCAACATACGACCATTTCCAGAGCTGTGATCCTGTGGTGGTTGATCAGAAAATTGCCTATGTCACCATGCGTGCCGGCAACCGGTGTGGTGGATGGCAGAACCAGATGGATGTCCTCAGTGTGAGCGATCCGAAAAATCCAAGCCTGATCAAAAGCTATCCCATGGCCGAGCCTTATGGACTTGGCATAGATCAGACGACGCTTTTTGTATGCGACGGCTCTGCAGGCTTGAAAATTTATGATGTTTCCAATCCTTCAGG
The DNA window shown above is from Bacteroidales bacterium and carries:
- a CDS encoding CotH kinase family protein, yielding MKRISKHFLFYGYCWMVIFLPVATNGQRYDTISNWDGIIQNWYISTGGSEIVPNPSPDDVNASELCLKVISGVGMWDYMLCDLDEPANFDFYPRYRIKVLAPVTGGDVALKFENHNNTFSHEIVKTPVPGQWTDLEFDFSGLSYGDLTRMVIFWDFLGTTPGISWYLDDVMKEVPWPIELWSNLPIVVINTNGVSIPDEPKITAQMGIIDNGPGVMNNSNDPFNGYDGFIGIEIRGQSTQMFPKKSYGFETRDSDGENLDVSLLGMPEENDWVLYAPYTDKSMLRNVVTFDMGRKMGHYCTRTVYCELILNNNYRGVYVMMEKIKKDESRVDIATLKPDEVTGDDLTGGYILRVDKLDWNFVFGVDGWKSNPSPAYPNAMDIIFQYFYPDPDEIVNAQRSYIKDFITVAENTLTSVSFADPNDGYQKYFDVLSFIDFMLLSEISKEVDKYRYSNYFYKEKDTDGGKLFAGPAWDFNLGYGNVDYWEPGIDHTGWAYTRVEPHDASVMFWWKRLMEDPYFQNVAKTRYAYLRQHHLVDAEIHAVIDSILVFIDEAKDRNYQRWPILGQYVWPNNDWYGNTYEDEVDYFEDFLFNRLHWMDYNLPGTLIYPWAGISASANTISLTLYGDYFAQPVLSKEHFRLNNAPLGVYIQAVTYKNAAECSLNLTADITGIPAVSVTVLNEAVNYWEDITSGSLGSAGLGDPVETSLFIHLWEQNNQMHIRCSHPEWLPENARILSLAGHLLATIRLEKTSENVAPHHLPSGIYLVVMETKDVTVVEKLLVR
- a CDS encoding T9SS type A sorting domain-containing protein encodes the protein MKKTVLFLSLMLLCIVSGFSQASFNTGVMEVYTNQYGRIRLYSSDGLRQLERASILVATSPTTVFDYTNDAEQLEATVLVENPEMSDFEIYGAYDNSYSSLPPDVIVKQSAYGWNNAAFTIIKFNVKNDESSAINATIGVEFIPYLNEEYGFDSLTYLSDEGVVRFHRGPQINLGAKLLSASLSSLYSFEWYEDYSVDTDYWNWMNYGSLQPLYASNTADGPVAVTAQNPVTINPGQSFDVYYALALGENQQAMLSNIAAAVEKYDAWFTTVDEPGASEFNLLQNYPNPFGQTTMIRYQLPANGWVSLQVYDIMGNLVSALVDEEQAAGTHIVDFDAAGLPGGVYHYTLRYNGQMRTNTMMVAK